Proteins encoded by one window of Nicotiana tabacum cultivar K326 chromosome 10, ASM71507v2, whole genome shotgun sequence:
- the LOC107824421 gene encoding cell division protein FtsZ homolog 1, chloroplastic-like, translating to MATISNPAEIAASSPSFAFYHSSFIPKQCCFTKARRKSLCKPQRFSISSSFTPFDSAKIKVIGVGGGGNNAVNRMIGSGLQGVDFYAINTDAQALLQSAAENPLQIGELLTRGLGTGGNPLLGEQAAEESKEAIANSLKGSDMVFITAGMGGGTGSGAAPVVAQIAKEAGYLTVGVVTYPFSFEGRKRSVQALEAIEKLQKNVDTLIVIPNDRLLDIADEQTPLQDAFLLADDVLRQGVQGISDIITIPGLVNVDFADVKAVMKDSGTAMLGVGVSSSKNRAEEAAEQATLAPLIGSSIQSATGVVYNITGGKDITLQEVNRVSQVVTSLADPSANIIFGAVVDERYNGEIHVTIIATGFTQSFQKTLLSDPRGAKLADKGPVIQESMASPVTLRSSTSPSTTSRTPTRRLFF from the exons ATGGCCACCATCTCAAACCCAGCAGAGATAGCAGCTTCTTCTCCTTCCTTTGCTTTTTACCACTCTTCCTTTATTCCTAAACAATGCTGCTTCACCAAAGCTCGCCGGAAAAGCTTATGTAAACCTCAACGTTTCAGCATTTCAAGTTCATTTACTCCTTTTGATTCTGCTAAGATTAAGGTTATCGGCGTCGGTGGCGGTGGTAACAATGCCGTTAACCGTATGATTGGCAGTGGCTTACAG GGTGTTGACTTCTATGCTATAAACACGGATGCTCAAGCACTGCTGCAGTCTGCTGCTGAAAATCCACTTCAAATTGGAGAGCTTCTGACTCGTGGGCTTG GTACTGGTGGCAATCCTCTTTTAGGGGAACAGGCAGCAGAGGAGTCGAAGGAAGCCATTGCAAATTCTCTAAAAGGTTCAGATATGGTGTTCATAACAGCAGGAATGGGTGGAGGTACAGGATCTGGTGCTGCTCCTGTTGTGGCTCAAATAGCAAAAGAAGCAGGCTATTTGACTGTTGGTGTTGTCACATACCCATTCAGCTTTGAAGGACGCAAAAGATCCGTGCAG GCTCTGGAAGCAATTGAAAAACTTCAGAAAAATGTCGATACCCTTATAGTAATTCCCAATGACCGTCTGCTAGATATTGCTGATGAGCAGACACCACTTCAAGATGCTTTTCTTCTTGCTGATGATGTATTACGTCAAGGTGTCCAAGGAATTTCCGATATAATTACT ATACCTGGGCTTGTAAATGTGGATTTTGCCGATGTAAAGGCAGTGATGAAAGATTCTGGAACTGCTATGCTTGGAGTTGGGGTTTCATCAAGCAAGAACCGTGCTGAAGAAGCAGCCGAACAAGCAACTCTTGCCCCTCTAATTGGATCGTCTATTCAATCTGCAACTGGGGTAGTATATAACATTACAGGAGGAAAAGACATAACTTTGCAGGAAGTGAATAGGGTGTCTCAG GTTGTTACCAGTCTGGCTGATCCCTCCGCTAACATCATATTTGGTGCTGTTGTGGATGAGCGCTACAATGGCGAAATACACGTGACCATAATTGCAACTGGTTTTACCCAGTCTTTTCAGAAGACTCTTCTCTCTGACCCACGAGGTGCAAAGCTTGCTGATAAGGGCCCAGTAATCCAAGAAAGCATGGCATCACCTGTTACCCTGAGGTCATCAACCTCGCCTTCGACAACATCACGAACACCTACTCGGAGGCTGTTCTTTTAG
- the LOC107817925 gene encoding fimbrin-1 encodes MSFVGVFVSDQWLQSQFTQVELRSLKSKFISVKNQNGKVTIGDLPPLMAKLKAFNEMFNEEEIRNILAESGSDVNDEIDFESFLKTYLNLQARAASKLGSSKHSSSFLKASTTTLLHTISESEKASYVAHINSYLRDDPFLKQFLPIDPASNALFDLAKDGVLLCKLINVAVPGTIDERAINMKRVINPWERNENHTLCLNSAKAIGCTVVNIGTQDLVEGRPHLVLGLISQIIKIQLLADLNLRKTPQLVELVEDSNDVEELMGLAPEKLLLKWMNFHLKKAGYKKTVANFSSDLKDGEAYAYLLNVLAPEHCSPATLDVKDPTERANLVLEHAEKMDCKRYLDPKDIVEGSSNLNLAFVAQIFHQRSGLSTDSKKVSFAEMMTDDELISREERCFRLWINSLGINSYVNNLFEDVRNGWVLLEVLDKVSPGSVNWKHATKPPIKMPFRKVENCNQVVRIGKQLKLSLVNVGGNDFVQGNKKLILAFLWQLMRFNMLQLLKNLRSRFRGKEITDADILVWANKKVKSTGRTSKMESFKDKNLSSGLFFLELLSAVEPRVVNWNLVTKGESDEAKKLNATYIISVARKLGCSIFLLPEDIMEVNQKMILTLTASIMYWSLQQTAEEAESASPASTITDASPVRSTNGSMSPLIAASPDASPAPSISGASSPVVDASPAPSVNGDEESQLIAEVSKLADDDASSDVLASPEQAENAEIPSDVHRDAENAEIPTDVHRDDENAEIPTDVCADADNAEIPSDMPPSPQLEDTEQQSGLSHEVENEGTKPDNEQ; translated from the exons ATGTCTTTCGTTGGTGTTTTTGTTTCTGATCAATGGCTTCAAAGTCAATTCACTCAAGTCGAACTTCGCAGCCTTAAATCCAAA TTCATTTCAGTTAAGAATCAGAATGGAAAAGTAACAATTGGAGACTTGCCGCCTTTGATGGCGAAATTAAAGGCTTTCAATGAGATGTTTAATGAGGAAGAGATCCGAAATATCTTGGCTGAATCAGGTTCCGACGTCAACGATGAGATTGATTTCGAAAGCTTCCTTAAA ACATACTTGAATCTGCAAGCTCGAGCTGCCTCTAAATTAGGCAGTTCTAAACATTCATCTTCCTTCCTGAAGGCCTCCACAACTACACTTCTTCATACGATCAGTGAATCAGAGAAAGCATCATATGTAGCTCATATAAACAGCTATCTAAGAGACGATCCATTCTTAAAGCAATTTCTTCCAATCGATCCAGCTTCAAATGCTTTGTTTGATCTGGCaaaggatggagttcttttaTG TAAGCTGATCAATGTCGCTGTACCTGGCACAATAGACGAGCGAGCTATTAACATGAAACGAGTAATCAACCCATGGGAGAGAAATGAGAATCACACCCTTTGCCTCAATTCTGCAAAGGCTATTGGATGCACTGTTGTTAATATTGGCACTCAAGACCTGGTTGAAGGACGA CCTCATCTAGTACTTGGGCTGATTTCTCAAATTATCAAG ATCCAACTATTGGCAGATCTCAACCTCCGGAAGACCCCTCAGCTCGTCGAACTGGTGGAGGACAGCAAT GATGTTGAGGAGCTCATGGGGTTAGCACCAGAAAAGCTCTTACTAAAATGGATGAATTTTCATCTAAAGAAAGCTGGTTACAAGAAAACAGTAGCAAATTTTTCTTCTGACCTGAAG GACGGGGAGGCCTATGCTTACCTTCTTAATGTACTTGCACCAGAGCATTGCAGCCCAGCGACTTTGGATGTCAAGGATCCCACTGAGAGAGCTAACTTAGTTCTTGAGCATGCAGAGAAAATGGATTGCAAAAGATATCTAGATCCGAAGGACATCGTTGAAGGCTCTTCCAATTTAAATCTTGCTTTTGTTGCACAGATATTCCATCAGAG GAGTGGATTATCTACTGACAGCAAGAAGGTCTCCTTTGCAGAGATGATGACAGACGACGAGTTAATTTCCAGGGAAGAGAGATGCTTCCGACTATGGATTAATAGTCTCGGGATAAACTCTTACGTTAATAATTTGTTTGAAGATGTCAGAAATGG ATGGGTACTTTTGGAGGTATTGGACAAGGTTTCTCCAGGATCTGTTAATTGGAAGCACGCAACAAAACCTCCAATTAAAATGCCATTTCGGAAAGTTGAAAACTGCAACCAAGTTGTCAGGATTGGGAAGCAGTTGAAACTTTCCCTTGTAAATGTGGGTGGAAACGACTTTGTCCAAGGGAATAAGAAGCTTATACTTG CTTTCCTGTGGCAGTTGATGAGGTTTAATATGCTTCAGCTTTTGAAGAACTTGAGATCGCGTTTCCGAGGGAAGGAGATTACTGACGCTGATATTCTAGTTTGGGCAAACAAAAAAGTGAAAAGCACTGGAAGAACATCTAAAATGGAGAGTTTTAAG GATAAGAATCTTTCAAGTGGATTATTCTTTCTCGAGCTTCTCAGTGCTGTGGAACCAAGGGTTGTTAATTGGAATCTTGTTACCAAGGGTGAAAGTG ATGAGGCAAAGAAACTGAATGCTACTTATATCATCAGCGTTGCACGGAAACTTGGGTGCTCTATCTTTCTGTTGCCTGAGGATATCATGGAG GTTAACCAAAAGATGATCCTTACTCTCACTGCCAGCATAATGTACTGGAGCCTTCAGCAGACAGCGGAAGAGGCGGAGTCTGCATCTCCTGCGAGTACTATAACTGATGCATCACCAGTACGATCTACAAATGGTTCAATGTCCCCCTTGATTGCTGCTTCGCCTGATGCATCCCCTGCACCGTCAATTAGTGGAGCATCCTCTCCTGTGGTGGATGCATCTCCAGCACCATCTGTCAATGGAGATGAAGAAAGCCAACTAATTGCTGAAGTGTCAAAGTTGGCAGATGATGACGCATCGTCTGATGTGTTAGCATCCCCGGAGCAGGCTGAAAATGCAGAGATACCATCAGATGTGCACAGGGATGCTGAAAATGCAGAGATACCAACAGATGTGCACAGGGATGATGAAAATGCAGAGATACCAACAGATGTTTGCGCGGATGCTGACAATGCGGAGATACCATCAGATATGCCCCCATCCCCGCAACTTGAGGATACAGAACAACAGAGTGGCCTCTCACATGAAGTTGAAAATGAGGGTACAAAACCAGATAATGAACAATAG
- the LOC107817924 gene encoding putative long-chain-alcohol O-fatty-acyltransferase 5 produces the protein MSSTHVCLSVIISLCYCYFLSAKIPKGIPRLISLLPIFYLFTILPLYFSSAFLIALTTFFITWLANFKLLLFAFNQGPLSLSTTNATKKLSLPVFISMAALPLRSKQKSNEPNPAKKIPLNFAAEFVLLAIFLGLTFHHKSQTHPKLVLICYCFMMFLMIDILIALSSSIAKILVGLELEPPSNEPYLSTSLQDFWGKRWNLTVTNTLRLTIYNPVRSALSEVVGKKWALRFAVLATFIVSGLMHELIFYYVNGVSPSWEMTWFFVLHGLCVMVEIGVKRAVKDTWRLPWFVSGPLTVGFVVATAFGLFFPPIVRNGADERVLEEIGSCYDFLKDKMLQLPNFVGHFR, from the coding sequence ATGTCATCAACTCATGTTTGTCTCTCGGTAATTATCTCTCTTTGTTACTGCTATTTCCTATCTGCCAAAATTCCAAAAGGTATTCCAAGACTCATTTCTCTTCTACCCATTTTTTACCTCTTCACCATTCTCCCACTTTATTTTTCATCTGCATTTCTTATAGCACTCACCACTTTCTTCATTACTTGGCTTGCCAATTTCAAGCTCCTCCTCTTTGCCTTTAATCAAGGCCCTCTTTCTCTCTCCACAACAAATGCAACCAAAAAATTATCTCTTCCTGTTTTCAtttccatggctgcccttcccctCAGATCCAAACAAAAATCCAACGAGCCAAACCCCGCCAAGAAAATCCCTTTAAATTTTGCTGCAGAATTTGTGCTCCTTGCAATATTCTTGGGGTTGACTTTTCACCATAAAAGTCAAACCCATCCAAAATTGGTCTTGATTTGCTATTGTTTTATGATGTTTCTTATGATTGATATTCTTATTGCATTATCTAGCTCTATTGCTAAAATCTTGGTTGGGTTAGAGCTAGAGCCACCTTCAAATGAACCTTATTTGTCAACTTCCCTTCAAGATTTTTGGGGGAAAAGATGGAACCTCACGGTAACAAATACGCTGCGTCTCACCATATACAACCCCGTGAGGTCAGCATTGTCGGAGGTAGTCGGTAAAAAATGGGCCCTACGGTTTGCCGTGCTGGCAACTTTTATCGTGTCCGGTTTAATGCATGAGCTGATATTTTATTACGTTAATGGCGTGAGTCCGTCGTGGGAAATGACGTGGTTCTTTGTGCTTCATGGGCTGTGTGTAATGGTGGAAATTGGAGTGAAGAGAGCTGTGAAGGACACGTGGCGGTTGCCTTGGTTCGTTTCTGGGCCGTTAACGGTTGGGTTTGTGGTGGCCACTGCTTTTGGGCTTTTCTTCCCACCGATAGTTAGGAATGGTGCAGATGAAAGGGTACTTGAAGAAATTGGGTCTTGCTATGATTTCCTCAAAGACAAAATGCTTCAATTGCCGAATTTTGTGGGTCATTTTAGATAA